The Vibrio tasmaniensis genomic sequence TAGCGTGATGGTATCGAAGAAGCTGTTGTTTGTTAGCTCGTAACCCGCTTTAGTCAGGCCAGCCGCTAGGATAGCGGTCATGTGGTGTGTACGACGAGCAATTGTACGTAGGCCTTCTGCACCGTGGTAAACCGCGTAGAAAGACGCCATATTTGCTAGAAGTGCTTGAGCTGTACAAATATTTGATGTCGCTTTCTCGCGGCGGATGTGTTGCTCACGAGTTTGCATTGCCATACGTAGTGCTTGGTTACCGTGCGTATCGATAGATACACCAATTACACGACCTGGCATTGTACGCTTATGCTTTTCACGTGTTGCCATGAATGCAGCGTGTGGACCGCCGTATCCCATAGGAACGCCGAAACGTTGCGCTGAGCCAATTGCTACGTCTGCGCCCATTTCGCCAACAGGCTTAAGTAGTGCAGAAGCAAGTAGGTCAGTTGCAACGGTTACAAGAGTCTTGTTAGCTTGAGCTTTCGCGATGATGTCAGTTAGGTCGCGAACTTCGCCTGTTGTACCAGGGTATTGGAGAAGCGCACCAAATACGTCTTGCTCTGGAAGTGTTTCAAGAGCACCAACCATGACTTCAAAGCCGATGTACTCAGCACGAGTTTTAACAACTTCTAGTGTTTGAGGGTGAACATCGTCAGCAACGAAGAATACTTTGCTCTTGCTTTTACCAGCTCGCTTACACAGTGTCATCGCTTCGCCAGCCGCTGTCGCTTCATCAAGAAGGGATGCATTCGCGATTTCCAAACCAGTAAGGTCCATTACCATTTGTTGGTAATTGAGTAGAGCTTCAAGGCGACCTTGAGAAATCTCTGGTTGGTATGGGGTGTAAGCTGTGTACCAGCCTGGGTTCTCTAGAACGTTACGTAAAATAACGTTTGGAGTGAATGTGTTGTAGTAGCCTTGGCCAATAAAGGTACGTTTCACTTGGTTTAGGTTAGCGATCTCTTTAAGAGAGGTCAGCATGTCCATTTCGCTCAGTGGCGCAGCAAGTGTCATTGGTTTTTCAAGACGGATTTGTGCAGGAACCGTTTCGTCGATCAGTGCGTCTAGGCTAGTCGCGTTGATCGCTTCAAGCATTTTTTGCTGGTCTGCTTTATTAGGGCCGTTATGACGAGCAACAAACTCGTTTTGTGTACCCAAGTCTTTCAGTAATTGGCTTTGAAGTAATTCAGTCATGATATGTTCTACTTTCTCTCTGGAGCCGTGAGCTAGCCCCTAAAATTAAGCTGCTCCAAAGAGCAGCTTTATCGTAATGAGGTTACCTATTAGTCTTCTTCTACAGAGCTTAGGTATTCTTCCGCATCTTTAAGGTTGTTTAGTTCAGACGCATCAGACATCTTCACTTTAACAATCCAACCACCTTCATAAGGTTCTTCGTTGATTAGCTCTGGGCTATCTTCTAATTCTTCGTTGATTTCTACAATTTCGCCAGAGATTGGTGCGTAGATATCAGAAGCCGCTTTCACTGATTCAACTAGAGAGAAGCTTTCGCCAGCTTCAATTTCGTCTTCAGTGTCTGGCAGGTCAACAAACACAACGTCACCAAGTAGCTCTTGAGCGTGCTCAGAAATACCAATAGTTACAGTACCGTCACCGTTGTCTTTTACCCACTCGTGGCTGTCTGCAAACTTTAGTGTATTGTCCATTGCTTATTCTCCAAAAATTTATGAGGTTTTAATATAAATCTTAAAATTGGTTTAACGGTAAAGAGGGAAGCGTTTGCAAAGCTCTTTAACTTGCTTGCGAACACGTTGCTCAACTTCAGCATTGCCTTCAGGGCTTTCAACTAAGCCATCAAGTACATCACCGATCCATTCACCGATAAGTTTGAATTCTTCAGTGCCAAAACCACGACTGGTTCCAGCTGGCGTGCCTAAACGGATACCCGAAGTAATCATAGGCTTCTCTGTATCGAATGGTATGCCATTTTTGTTACATGTGATCCCTGCACGCTCTAATGCTTCTTCAGTTACGTTACCTTTCAAGCCTTTAGGGCGAAGGTCTACCAGCATTAGATGTGTGTCTGTACCGCCAGTCACAATGTCACAACCGCGAGTTTGCAACACTTCAGCAAGAACTTTTGCGTTGTCGATCACTGAATCAATATAAGTATTAAATTCTGGGCCAAGTGCTTCGCCAAACGCCACTGCTTTAGCCGCGATAACGTGCATTAGTGGGCCGCCTTGAAGGCCTGGGAATACTGCAGAATTGATCTTTTTGTTTATGTCTTCGTGGTTCGTCAGAATCATGCCGCCGCGTGGGCCACGAAGTGTTTTGTGCGTCGTTGTGGTAACAACGTGTGCGTGTGGTAGTGGGCTAGGGTGAGCACCTGTCGCGATAAGACCCGCGATGTGTGCCATATCAACCATTAG encodes the following:
- the gcvH gene encoding glycine cleavage system protein GcvH codes for the protein MDNTLKFADSHEWVKDNGDGTVTIGISEHAQELLGDVVFVDLPDTEDEIEAGESFSLVESVKAASDIYAPISGEIVEINEELEDSPELINEEPYEGGWIVKVKMSDASELNNLKDAEEYLSSVEED
- a CDS encoding serine hydroxymethyltransferase; this encodes MNPYQNHSLDSFFSTNLSGTDDAVFAGIQAENTRQNEQIELIASENIVSKAVMQAQGTCLTNKYAEGYPGRRYYGGCEHVDTVEAIAIERAKQLFKCEYVNVQPHSGAQANGAVKLALLQPGDTILGMSLDAGGHLTHGARPAMSGKWFNAVQYGVDRDTLEIDYEAVRALAVESQPKMIIAGGSAIPRVIDFAKFREIADEVGAILMVDMAHIAGLIATGAHPSPLPHAHVVTTTTHKTLRGPRGGMILTNHEDINKKINSAVFPGLQGGPLMHVIAAKAVAFGEALGPEFNTYIDSVIDNAKVLAEVLQTRGCDIVTGGTDTHLMLVDLRPKGLKGNVTEEALERAGITCNKNGIPFDTEKPMITSGIRLGTPAGTSRGFGTEEFKLIGEWIGDVLDGLVESPEGNAEVEQRVRKQVKELCKRFPLYR